Genomic segment of Methanolobus mangrovi:
ATGAAAGTTTCAAAAAAAATAATTCAGTACAGGTCAATAACTAATTGGGTAATGATTTTCTTAAAAACATTTAAATTGTGTAATGGGGGAGTTAAATGAAAATTAAGAACAAAATATTGATTTGTATTTTTATTACTTTATTCTTTATAAGTGTGCAAACTGTAGAAGCTCATGATTTTCTACTTGCACAAGGTACAGAAGAGCAGATAACTTTAAATGGATCATATCAAGGTGATCCTGTAATCTACGAAGACATAATCGCCTGGAATGACAAACGCAATGGTAATTGGGATATTTATATGTACAATATCACTTCTGGAAACGAATCTTCAGTCACTACAAATGAATTTGACCAATATTATCCTGCAATCTACGAGGATAGAATTGTTTGGTATGATAATCGCAGTGGTAACGATGATATCTACATGTATAATATCACTTCAGGCGATGAAGACCAGATTACCATAAATGAATCCGCTCAGTTAGATCCTGCAATTTACGGAAACTTCATAGTATGGACTGATTACCGTTATGGTCCTCTGGGTGACATCTACATGTACAATACCACTTCATATACTGAATTCCCTGTGGCTGTGTACCATCAATCCCAATGGACTCCTGCAATCTATGGGAATAGGATAGTATGGGGAGATACCCGCAGTAACTGGAACATCTACATGTACAATGTCAGTTCAGGTAATACAACTCAGATAACAACAAACGAATCTAAGCAATATATTCCGGTAATTTATAAGGATCTTATAGTTTGGTATGATGAACGTAATGGTAATGGTGACATCTATATGTATAACATTACTTCAGGTAATGAATCTCAGGTAACTACAAACGAATTCAATCAGTACTATCCTGCAATCTACGAAGATAGAATTGTCTGGATGGATAACCGTACTGGAAACTGGGATATCTACATGTACAATATCACTTCAGGAAAAGAATACCAGATTACTACAAACACATCCATGCAGTCTAATCCTGCAATCTACAAAGACAGGATTGTCTGGATGGATTATCGTAATGGTAATTCGGATATATACATGTTCACTCTGGATCTTGTTGAAAAGGATCCATCAGAAGCAATTGGAGATTTCAAAGAACATGTTTTTGGTCTGCATAATGCAGATGCTTCTACCAAAAAAACCCTCAATGTAAAACTTGATAACGTTATCAATAAGCTTGATAAAGAAGACTATGACAAGGCTATCAAGAAACTGGAGGATTTTATTAAATTCGTTAATGAGATGGTAGAAGAAGAAAGATTGGATAGTGCTCAGGCTGAGTTTCTAATTGATCAAGCGGAGAGACTCATTAATCTGATACAAAATTATGAAGGGTAATTACCCTTCATTGATCTTTTTTGCAGAAACTATCCTCATTCACTGCTGTTTAT
This window contains:
- a CDS encoding TolB family protein — protein: MQTVEAHDFLLAQGTEEQITLNGSYQGDPVIYEDIIAWNDKRNGNWDIYMYNITSGNESSVTTNEFDQYYPAIYEDRIVWYDNRSGNDDIYMYNITSGDEDQITINESAQLDPAIYGNFIVWTDYRYGPLGDIYMYNTTSYTEFPVAVYHQSQWTPAIYGNRIVWGDTRSNWNIYMYNVSSGNTTQITTNESKQYIPVIYKDLIVWYDERNGNGDIYMYNITSGNESQVTTNEFNQYYPAIYEDRIVWMDNRTGNWDIYMYNITSGKEYQITTNTSMQSNPAIYKDRIVWMDYRNGNSDIYMFTLDLVEKDPSEAIGDFKEHVFGLHNADASTKKTLNVKLDNVINKLDKEDYDKAIKKLEDFIKFVNEMVEEERLDSAQAEFLIDQAERLINLIQNYEG